The nucleotide sequence atatatattatattatgtaaaataaatttaaaaataaaaaatttttttttataaaatttttaaattattgttatatatatataagaaaaaaattatttagaaaaaaataatattataaaaagcttcttaattataaaataattcttattctagtttaatttaatttattttaatttttcttaatttaattataatcCAAAATGAGATTCTCCAAagtattttcttttttcgCCTTTTTTATTGCCcttaaatattttaacaGATGCCTTGGTGATCAATTAGATATGGGTTCCTTACACAATAACAATTCCGTTGTAGGAAACTCATCATCACATTCAccatcatcatcatcacAATCACCatcttcttcttcatcatccccatcttcttcttcttcatcatcatcaccATCTGCATCTTCATCCTCATCATCCCCAGCTTCCTCATCTTCAAGCCCATCAAGCACATCAGATGACAGCAAAAATGCATCCTTAGATAAAATCGATGAAGAACTccaaaagaaaaagaaaaacgAAAAATTACTTTTAATATCCTCTATTGCCACAGGTTTAGCCGTTTTAGTAGGTGGAATAATAGGTACTGCCTTATACGCAAGCAAAAAATCATCAAAAGGCTGCAAAAATAACGTTGAAGATTTAGATTCAGATGTTGAAGAAGCCGATGTTACCGAGGAACCAACTGTTGAAACCAAGAAAGACGAAGTCAAAACCGAAGAACCCAAAAAAGaacaataaataattaaaaatatttatgtggAATAAGTTATATTTAAGCCAATTAgattaatttctttttcatgtattaatattttctattattaattttttttttttttttaatatatatatttatttcattatttatagtatatattgtatatatgtatgaaaattaaaataattaaaaagCGTTCGTAGAATACATATTTgtcttaatatatatatttatatatatatatatatatatatatatatatatatacatttagTTTTTCTAAAGAAACCGAGGACGAAGAAAAAGGACGATcaagaattatatataccttgaacacatatatgtatatatatatgtatgaacattcattttgtttttatttatgtaagtccgctatatatatatatatatatatatatatatatatgttatgtGTATAACACATAGATAAcataaaatgaaaatatgcataaaattaatttcttcctttttatttatttaatttttttgcatttaaaaaatattttttttcctttttctttttttattaatttcatataaaaaatatattgaaattattatatattattttgtatttactgaaaaaaagaaaaaagaaacatttttatatataatgttgCATGTCAAATTTGTATATGGTGAGTaagaaaattttttgtacatgtgtattcattatttttattttttttttttttttctttaataataaaaaagaaacaattacataatattaaaagaaagCAGAAGAACTTTTTTATGTCTTTTAAgtaaatgaaaattttgTGTTCTgagaatatatttaatttttaatattatatacaataagaagaaaatacgaaaagaaaaaattttaaattattgaaatatgcaaaaaaattattatataataaatattgtaattataaaaaactTATTCGTTTGTAAATTTAGGCAATATTTAAAGACATCCTAaatttcttataatattctttttagtaacactttataaaaaaaaaataaaataacaaataCGTTATGTACCTTAAAAGagaaaattaatatatatatatatatatataatatgtgtatatatttatacagtttattattattattattattattattgtattttttatcttcttttcattatatattttgcATAAATTACAATTCATGcttaatataaattcttATATGAATGTAGTgatgtttttatatttaaaactAATAAGTGCAAggaaggaaaaaataaaaaaaaagaaaatatagaaattatataaggatatatttcatatatacaataaaatttgcatatatatatatatatttaaggatttataatataatttttccttttaaaaaaaaaacaaaaaagaaaaaattctttaatatctttataaattatctgacctttaaaaaaaaaaaaaacgaatacatatatcatatatattttatgtattattgAAAAAAGTAAAAGGTGAGAATTGTAAAcattattaatacaaatataaataatgaaataattattGAATTTGAAAAAGGTAAATACGAATAAAATAAggaaaacaaaaaaaaaaaaaaaatatatatatatatatatatatatatatatatatatataataaataaaataaaataattataaatatgaacaaacacactattatttattaaaatttaaacaaagtttttataaaacaaataattcaaaatacaacaaatttaattttttttgaaagtatatgaaatataaatataggtatatatagtataatgtaaaatattatatatatatgtatatatatatatatatttgctattttcatatttcatttttcatttattatatttatggtcatttttttaattttgttatattaatatatatatatatatatattaataccTTTGTAACCTTTCCTTCAAAATAAGCATCAAatcatttttcttttttaaaataaattcatCCCATAACTTTATCTTATCATCCATGAATGTAACAAATTCTTCGGTTGGACATGGATCGGGCTGagattttaaaaatttatcaaaattgcctttatcatcattatccATTTTTGTTAAAGTGGATTGAAggatattattatattccCAAAAATATTTGGATCTATAATTTTCggatattttattttcttttgcAAAAGTAATTGTAAATTCCCAAATTTCATCTACCATACGCAGAAATTTTTTCCTTTGATGATCATGTAATTTGTAATATGTATCATACATAACATTTTTACTTACAGTTTTATCAAAGGTACACATAATATTTCGTATTTCATCAGGAGTATATTCCTTCGCAGCTCTTCTTAAATTATGAAGTTTAATTCCTTGTTCTGTATAATTTAATGTCCTACATGAATGTGctttcattttattttttttctcatgGTTAAAAAAAGTGTTTTTAAAACCTTCCATTACATTAGATAACATTctattatgtattttatgtatttcATATTGACAACCgctcttttttttatgtatcATTACCGTCtattaagaaaaatatatatatatatatatatatgtatgtattcTTATCTTTAGCTCAAANNNNNNNNNNNNNNNNNNNNNNNNNNNNNNNNNNNNNNNNNNNNNNNNNNNNNNNNNNNNNNNNNNNNNNNNNNNNNNNNNNNNNNNNNNNNNNNNNNNNtttaaaaaaaattattttttaattttaaaaaaaaaaaaaaaaaaaaaaaaaaaaaaacgtgttaataatataataatatatgcTTAACAAAATGACAAATagaaataacaaaaaaatgaatgtCTACGTATATaatctttttaaataaaagaaaaataatggaaacataaaattgtcaattcaaaaaaaaaaaaaaaatacttttattttttaaattttcatatatatattacctaatacaaaaatgtattgttttaaattaatattaatttataaataatgaataataattatattacaaTGTATTAAACTACAACAAACAAAGAAcgaaaagaaaaaaaaaaaaaaaaacaataaaataaaataaaataaaaatatgttaatgtatattatatatatatatatataatatcttatttatttcctgtaaaacatataaataaaaaaaaaaaaaaaattaaattaaaaaaataaatataatgaaaaaaaaaaaaaaataaaataataataaaataaataaacaaaataatattataaatgaacaatatattttataatgtatcataaaaataacgcacgtatttttttttatttatataatatgcattatatttcattatttttaaaattgtatattttgcatagaaaaattgaatatataattttaattataaaaatattttaaagtATATTAACAGAaacattattaaaatacacagttgttataaatataatataaatataattaaaaattatatgttatttatttagTCTCTTGaaattaaagaaattatattaaaatacacttaaatattatatcttacataaaaataaattagcgtatttttttttaatgcatttttctccttttcttttattatatatccgaatttttaataataaaattataaaattaatcatatgaaagaaaaattattaaaaaaaataagatttatataatatatatatatatatatatatattttttttttaatttttataactAAAAGctattatgattatatcaattttttaattttatattattttcttaaaaaTTATGCAACACCctacaaataaaatagcattttttttactttttgtttttaatatattatataaattttagacatataataattaatttttctaaattacctctttattataaaataaaagatattaCTTTATTCAAATATCTATATCAAAGAAAAACagagaaaataaaaataaaattaaatattaattattaaaaggattaatttttttttttttccctttttaatgtgcatttaaaaaaacattttcaagtaaacattatatataatgaaagAATTTCAATAcaacaatatatataacaattctatatgttatgtatatatatatatatttttttaataaatattataataattgtactatatatacaaatgtTTATGAAGATGTTAcaaaatatgatattaatTTATCTCTTATAAAAAACCTCCACAttaatgaataatatatagtgattataaagaaagggggaaaaaaaaaaaaaaaagtttagtaatattaaaagtattattattatactttAGATTGTACtgtgaaatatatatatatatatatatatatttaattatatattattttatatttaatactAAGACATTTTTcaaatgtattatttttaaaatacaattcatccatatttttacgttcataacaaatattatacttTTGTATTTTTCTAATTTCATTATTCTTTATTGATTACAtattctcttttttttttttttttttaacattctgtgtattataatttttatatttttttattatattattatattatatatatatatatatatatatatatatacaatacatacatatgtatgtaaattgtatataatattattatttctttaagtataaattaaaaaaaaaaaaaatttatacaaaaataatatatgatttatttttatgaatatataatatttattttcctAATATTTTCCCCCCCTTCTTTTAATGTAATATGATCATATATTTagtaataattaaatataatataaaaaaattttcttttatatattttattataaaaaatattttgtacaTGTGCcttaattaatttattaattagttattaatattattttattaggaattaatattatcatatgaTATGTACCTATTTTAACTTTATTAATAcacttttatttatattttatttatttattttttttttttttgttgtaaaataaaataaatacactcaaaataaaatcttattttttaaattagGAAAAATCAGAGTTTATTTCctaattataaataataaataaaaattaaaaaaggaCCATTTGTaaatttacaaatatattatatatatcttatgattcttaattaaatttaaaaaaaaataataataaaaggaGAAGTCtttaaaaagatatattttatacataaaggaaaaaaaaatataataaaaaaaatttgttCTATACGtggtatatattaaaataatatattaaaaaaaaaaaaaaattctgAATTCTCCGTgcaaaatatatatatatatattttttctttaattttgtaatagaaaaaaaatagaatgcatatatatggaaaaaaggaaaaacatgaaaaataataggAAAATTAAGtgtatttaataattattaatgttccattattttatatactatgtactatatataaatatatattttttttaagttatgaaataaaatttattaagttttttgtatatgtttattttatatttttgcTTTTTAGATTATTgtaaaataagaaaatataattatatgaattaaaaattttcttatttCCTTGTTATATGTagtaatatttaaataaaacaatatatttatatcattacatataggtaatatttttatgataaatctaatttttttttcccgttttttttttttttttccaattttttccttatttttcatatttccatatttttttcctctagaaaagaaaaagaaaaaaaaacaaaatttatataaattatttttttaaaggaAGGAAAATCctaattattatatataaatttaaagaatttttaagtttattaatttatattaaagataattcattttttttttcctgtaggaaagatatatatctattgtattattattattattattattttattagttttttttttttttttttttttttatatgtaaacTTTATCAAAAACAGTTTCAAAGATTAATctaattaaaaaaaagaataattaaaattaaattcatagaaaaagatatatcTAGAAAAATACTGTGTACAATATTAAtgttaaaataaaatttattatattttaatttcGGTTTTGTgcaatattatttatttttttttttttttattttaaaaatattatttattatttttttttatatatatttttttttttttggagAATAAGtattattgtatatatatatatatatatatatatataataatttatatatgcatattttatattattatttaaaatatttgctaattttatattcgaaaacattatttttttttaagaatactttataaaatttatatatatataattaattaataatgaGAATCTTTAATGGAtcaatttatatttctcCTAGAGGAAATAtggataataatgatgtaAATGCTAAAGGTTGTAGTATATACTCTTTTGAAGAAGAACAGacaaaaaaggaaaaaaggACCAacttattattaaattcattattttctagGAAAGCTATGATACCTTTACTTGGAATTTTATATGTGATTTTATTGGTAAGtttttatttgataaaaaatatgttcatatatttaatatattaatatagtaatgtttttttatatgtataataataatatacacacacgcacacatatatatatatataattttattatttagaATGTACTTGTTTCTAATAAGAATGACAATATGGCAGTTCCATTTAGCAATAGCTGTTCAAGAAACTTAAGCGAAAAGAACCCACTAAATGTTGACATGAAATACGTAAAATCAAAATGTTGTGATTCTATAAGTGAATCAAATATGCATGATCGATTAAAGGTACAAATGCTTTTGAAGAACGCTTTTGAAACTGAAGATGGAAATGTATTTGGACAGAACGATGATGTATTTAAGGATTTATTATGTGATGACATGTGGACAAGATATCATTTAAACTTACATGATAAATGTGATATTAAGAATGGAAAACATGAAATGGATCATATGATGAATGAAGAACTATTTAAATTATGTGAAGTTGATGACAATAGagaaaaaatgatgaattTTTGGAAAGAAACTTttgaaaatgaaaaaaagaaatacaATCAAATCATTTATGACTTATATATGTATCTTGATTTCCTAAGAAGAAAACATAAAGTACCACGTGAGTATGCAAGCAAGCAATGGGATGATTGTGTAAGAAAAGTAAAGGAAACTGAAGAGAATGCTAAAGTTTTATTAGAAGatatatttgatttttGGCTTGAAAACGAAGATTTAGACAAGAATGAATTTATAGCCTTAATATCTGGATGCAGATTATTATGGAGAAAATTGAGTGATGATATGGCAAAAGCTTGTAAAGTCTATATGAGTAAACCTTTTAATGatgtatataatgaaaaaaaaaaaattctaaAAAGAGGTATGGATTTATCAGACGTTAATTATGATGATCATTTTAAAAGTggaaaatttttaaaacacTATTCTACGAATGAAAATACCTATCCAACTTTGCAAACATTGTTAGAAAAATATGCTATAACCGATGATTATTCACCACCAGATGTATTTGGTAAATCATACCCTCCTTTACATGAAGAAATGTCATCTTTTCAAAGTAGTTCAGTAGAAACGAAGGATGAAGAAAACGaaaattttgataataatgaaaaaaatgtcTCTGAGAAATCAAACAGTTTATCTCATAATAAGGATCAACATCACGATGAAACATATAATGAACAATATGAATTATACCTAAAAGAAATCGAATCTAAAGTTGAAAAATTAGCTGAAAATCAAGTTGAAAAGGAATTTCAAGAGGTAAATGAAAGATTTAATGAGGTTGGAAAACGAATTAAATTAACTGAGAAAACTGTCAACTTTCAAGAGATAGATAATGAATCACAAGACGATTCAGATGAACAAgaagatgaagaagatgttgaagataataacgatgatgaaaataatgatgaagTCTCTAGcaattaataaaaaaggtcattcaaaaaaaaaaaaaaaaataatacaaattCTGTTAAAacttaaataaattattaatttatatatatatatatatatatatatatatatatatatatatatatatatatattatatatatataaccaATAAAAATAGTCCAATGTATGtgtaaaaattttttataattatttattttattttgtattattttattttgtattattttactttgtattattttattttattttgtattattttattttgtattattttattttatttatttatttatttattttttttttttttttttttttgtgtgaATTAATACCgttatatgttatttacgtttatatatatatatatatatatatatataacttctataaagaaaagaaaaaaaaatttaattaaaatattttgtataagaaaataaatttattttttaatatataaaataatattatatatatatatatatatatatatatatatgtaatatttctatatttttttagaacatgtatatatgaaaaCATCCGAATATCTTAATATAATacttatataatattatttttaaaaataattgttctttttattaaatgaaaaaatataatatatgaattttatataataaatgatatataagggaaaacattattataaaaaagaaattttataaaaaatttctttattgtaatatatggataataaaatattgttGCGATTctatttcattttattatatgaagcttttttataaattaattattttttattattatattttaaattatagtaataatgtgcatttatacacatatatatatattatgatatgcatatattatatcaaaCATTTAAAAgtcttataaaaaatttattagttcattaaaaaatgtcAAGGCATATAGGATAATaactttatataataataaaagtgctctaatatataaatgtgactagatttttattaatagaaaatatagatgtgtataaatataatttataaattagtatatataaaaaataataataaataatagataaataaatataagtaatatatatatatatatatatatatatatattagataaatattttctattttatgttaaagacttttataataaaatttgcttatagtattataaaacattaatgtatcttataatataattatattattttcagATGACATACAtaagtatattttttttcttatttctTAGTGAAATTTgtgaaatattaaaaaaagaaagaggaaaaaaaaaaaaaaaaaaacatgtgttttatttatttaattaattattattattttcttcttccATTTTTCTGTAAGGACATcgttttttatatatatttgaattaacataatattgtattaattatattatattattatcatttgctaatatttattaaaaggGAATAATTGGTGTCATATTTAAAAggttataataatgttattaagaaaatttataaaatgaaataaataaataaataactaaaaaagaattttaatataaatataaattttttaacCTATAAAAATGCAAATAATAAgaaacattttttttttcttttaatacaaaaaaaaagaaataatatattaaataaaaagaagaattaaGGAATcttaattatatacaatatatatatatatatattatataatacattatGTTTTTgtt is from Plasmodium reichenowi strain SY57 chromosome 5, whole genome shotgun sequence and encodes:
- a CDS encoding exported protein (PHISTb), with protein sequence MRIFNGSIYISPRGNMDNNDVNAKGCSIYSFEEEQTKKEKRTNLLLNSLFSRKAMIPLLGILYVILLNVLVSNKNDNMAVPFSNSCSRNLSEKNPLNVDMKYVKSKCCDSISESNMHDRLKVQMLLKNAFETEDGNVFGQNDDVFKDLLCDDMWTRYHLNLHDKCDIKNGKHEMDHMMNEELFKLCEVDDNREKMMNFWKETFENEKKKYNQIIYDLYMYLDFLRRKHKVPREYASKQWDDCVRKVKETEENAKVLLEDIFDFWLENEDLDKNEFIALISGCRLLWRKLSDDMAKACKVYMSKPFNDVYNEKKKILKRGMDLSDVNYDDHFKSGKFLKHYSTNENTYPTLQTLLEKYAITDDYSPPDVFGKSYPPLHEEMSSFQSSSVETKDEENENFDNNEKNVSEKSNSLSHNKDQHHDETYNEQYELYLKEIESKVEKLAENQVEKEFQEVNERFNEVGKRIKLTEKTVNFQEIDNESQDDSDEQEDEEDVEDNNDDENNDEVSSN
- a CDS encoding exported protein (PHISTc), with the protein product TVMIHKKKSGCQYEIHKIHNRMLSNVMEGFKNTFFNHEKKNKMKAHSCRTLNYTEQGIKLHNLRRAAKEYTPDEIRNIMCTFDKTVSKNVMYDTYYKLHDHQRKKFLRMVDEIWEFTITFAKENKISENYRSKYFWEYNNILQSTLTKMDNDDKGNFDKFLKSQPDPCPTEEFVTFMDDKIKLWDEFILKKKNDLMLILKERLQRY
- a CDS encoding early transcribed membrane protein 5, producing MRFSKVFSFFAFFIALKYFNRCLGDQLDMGSLHNNNSVVGNSSSHSPSSSSQSPSSSSSSPSSSSSSSSPSASSSSSSPASSSSSPSSTSDDSKNASLDKIDEELQKKKKNEKLLLISSIATGLAVLVGGIIGTALYASKKSSKGCKNNVEDLDSDVEEADVTEEPTVETKKDEVKTEEPKKEQ